The following DNA comes from Streptomyces sp. NBC_00273.
GGTCATGCCCTGCGGGTTCGGCCCGGAACGCACCCTGCGCGAGCGGGAGCTGTTGACCTCGCTGCCGGGGTGGGAGGAGCTGCCCGCGGTGCGCGCGGGCGAGGTGTGGGTGCTGGACCGGCCCGCCCACTTCAACCGCCCGGGCCCCCGCGTCGTACGCGGCGCTGAGGTGCTGGCGCACGTCCTGCACGGGGTCGGGGCGGGTGCCCCGGTGAGCCCGGCGGAAGCCCGCCGACTCGGCCGCGGCTGACGGCGGGCCCGAATTCGGGGTTCGCTCCCGCTCCCCTCTCCCCAAGCCGTACGATGCGTTCTGCTCCGGCCCACCGCGGCCCGAGCCACAACCGAATGCATGCACAACTGGGGGAAGCCGGTGGGAATCCGGCGCTGACCTGCAACCGTGAGCGGCGTCCGAAACGCCGTGAGTCGGAGAACCCGGGGTGCGATGTGCACCGCTTCCCACTGTCACGGTCTGCAGTACGAAGCCCCAGCCTGGCCCGGCACCCCCGTGCGCCCTCCTCAGGGACGCCCGCAGGGGGTGTGCGCGGGTGCGGGTCGGAGGGTTCGCGCGAGCAGACCCGAAGATCCGCTCAGGAAGGCACTCCATGCGCCAGACCCTCGTCCGACGCTCCGTGGTCACCACGCTCGCCCTCGGCCTCGCCCTCGCCACGGCTCCGGCCGAGGCCAAGCCGAAGCCGAACACGAACGCGGCCGTCAAGGTGGACCTCACCGTCCAGGGACCCGACGGGCTGCTGTTCAAGGGCAAGGTCAAGACCAAGGGCCACGACGTCACCACCGCGACCGGTGGCACCCACAAGTGCGACGGCACCAACGGCGGCGCCAACCCGTCGAAGGTCCCCACCCC
Coding sequences within:
- a CDS encoding DUF4430 domain-containing protein, whose protein sequence is MRQTLVRRSVVTTLALGLALATAPAEAKPKPNTNAAVKVDLTVQGPDGLLFKGKVKTKGHDVTTATGGTHKCDGTNGGANPSKVPTPTAALDDAAHKKGFTWDGTWYASFDDFSVDTIKNVSGGGSAYWSIAVNGTPTPVGGCQFKLNAGDRVSFTWTSF